A single window of Populus nigra chromosome 17, ddPopNigr1.1, whole genome shotgun sequence DNA harbors:
- the LOC133676609 gene encoding beta-fructofuranosidase, insoluble isoenzyme 2-like isoform X2, producing MMAMPHTLSVLALFALLFVLSNNGAEASHKIYSRYQTLSVENVNQVHRTGYHFQPPRHWINAAPMYYKGLYHLFYQYNPKGAVWGNIVWAHSVSKDLINWESLEPAIYPSKWFDNYGCWSGSATVLPNGEPVIFYTGIVDKNNSQIQNYAVPANLSDPYLREWVKPDDNPIVNPDANVNGSAFRDPTTAWWADGHWRILIGSRRKHRGVAYLYRSKDFKKWVKAKHPLHSVQGTGMWECPDFYPVSLSGENGLDPSVMGQNVKHVLKVSLDMTRYEYYTMGTYDKKKDKYFPDEGLVDGWAGLRLDYGNFYASKTFFDPSTNRRILWGWANESDDPQKDKDKGWAGIQLIPRKVWLDPSGKQLLQWPVVELEKLRGHNVHLSNQKLNHGDHVEVKGITAAQADVDVTFSFPSLDKAEPFDPNWAKLDALDVCGRKGSKDPGGLGPFGLLTLASENLEEFTPVFFRVFKAADKHKVLLCSDARSSSLGEGLYKPSFAGFVEVDLTDKKLSLRSLIDHSVVESFGAGGRTAITSRVYPTIAVFEKAHLYVFNNGSETIAVENLNAWSMNTPVMNVPVKS from the exons ATGATGGCTATGCCACACACTCTCTCAGTCCTTGCTCTGTTTGCTTTGCTTTTTGTGCTAAGTAACAATGGAGCCGAGGCTTCTCATAAGATTTATTCTCGGTATCAGACTCTTAGTGTTGAGAACGTGAACCAAGTCCATAGAACTGGGTATCACTTTCAGCCTCCAAGGCACTGGATCAACG CAGCGCCTATGTACTACAAGGGGCTATACCATCTATTCTACCAATACAACCCCAAAGGTGCAGTGTGGGGTAACATTGTTTGGGCTCATTCAGTTTCGAAGGATTTGATCAATTGGGAATCCCTTGAGCCTGCAATCTACCCTTCTAAATGGTTTGATAATTATGGATGTTGGTCTGGCTCAGCGACGGTCCTTCCAAATGGTGAGCCTGTTATATTCTACACGGGTATTGTGGATAAAAATAACAGTCAGATTCAAAACTACGCAGTACCCGCAAACTTGTCAGATCCATATCTTCGTGAATGGGTTAAGCCTGATGATAATCCGATAGTGAACCCGGATGCTAACGTAAATGGTAGTGCATTCCGTGATCCAACCACTGCTTGGTGGGCTGATGGGCATTGGAGGATTTTGATAGGCAGCAGGAGGAAACATAGAGGGGTTGCATATTTGTACAGGAGTAAAGATTTTAAGAAATGGGTCAAGGCTAAGCATCCGTTACATTCAGTTCAGGGCACAGGTATGTGGGAATGCCCAGATTTTTACCCCGTTTCATTATCCGGCGAAAACGGGTTGGATCCTTCAGTTATGGGACAAAATGTGAAACATGTATTGAAGGTTAGCCTAGACATGACAAGATACGAATACTATACAATGGGTACATACGATAAGAAGAAGGACAAGTATTTTCCTGATGAGGGCTTAGTTGATGGTTGGGCTGGTCTTAGGTTAGATTACGGAAACTTTTATGCTTCTAAGACATTCTTTGACCCAAGCACAAATAGAAGGATTTTGTGGGGTTGGGCTAATGAGTCTGATGATCCTCAGAAAGATAAGGACAAAGGGTGGGCAGGAATTCAG TTGATTCCTAGGAAGGTATGGCTAGATCCAAGTGGAAAGCAATTGCTGCAGTGGCCTGTTGTAGAATTGGAGAAATTAAGAGGGCACAATGTTCACCTGAGCAATCAAAAGCTCAACCATGGCGATCATGTTGAAGTTAAAGGCATCACTGCTGCTcag GCTGATGTTGATGTAACCTTTTCTTTCCCAAGCTTGGACAAAGCTGAGCCTTTTGATCCTAATTGGGCTAAGCTTGATGCACTTGATGTATGTGGCCGAAAGGGTTCCAAAGATCCTGGTGGACTGGGGCCCTTTGGACTCTTGACATTAGCTTCAGAAAATCTTGAAGAATTCACTCCTGTCTTCTTTAGAGTATTTAAAGCAGCAGACAAGCATAAAGTTCTCCTGTGCTCCGATGCAAGGAG CTCTTCCCTAGGTGAAGGACTATATAAACCATCTTTTGCTGGATTCGTTGAAGTTGATTTAACCGACAAGAAACTTTCGCTCAGAAGTTTG ATTGATCACTCTGTTGTAGAGAGTTTTGGAGCTGGAGGAAGAACTGCCATCACATCCAGGGTTTATCCAACTATTGCAGTCTTTGAGAAGGCTCACTTGTACGTGTTCAACAATGGCAGCGAGACCATCGCAGTGGAGAATCTTAATGCTTGGAGCATGAACACGCCTGTCATGAATGTTCCTGTAAAGAGTTGA
- the LOC133676609 gene encoding beta-fructofuranosidase, insoluble isoenzyme 2-like isoform X1, which translates to MMAMPHTLSVLALFALLFVLSNNGAEASHKIYSRYQTLSVENVNQVHRTGYHFQPPRHWINDPNAPMYYKGLYHLFYQYNPKGAVWGNIVWAHSVSKDLINWESLEPAIYPSKWFDNYGCWSGSATVLPNGEPVIFYTGIVDKNNSQIQNYAVPANLSDPYLREWVKPDDNPIVNPDANVNGSAFRDPTTAWWADGHWRILIGSRRKHRGVAYLYRSKDFKKWVKAKHPLHSVQGTGMWECPDFYPVSLSGENGLDPSVMGQNVKHVLKVSLDMTRYEYYTMGTYDKKKDKYFPDEGLVDGWAGLRLDYGNFYASKTFFDPSTNRRILWGWANESDDPQKDKDKGWAGIQLIPRKVWLDPSGKQLLQWPVVELEKLRGHNVHLSNQKLNHGDHVEVKGITAAQADVDVTFSFPSLDKAEPFDPNWAKLDALDVCGRKGSKDPGGLGPFGLLTLASENLEEFTPVFFRVFKAADKHKVLLCSDARSSSLGEGLYKPSFAGFVEVDLTDKKLSLRSLIDHSVVESFGAGGRTAITSRVYPTIAVFEKAHLYVFNNGSETIAVENLNAWSMNTPVMNVPVKS; encoded by the exons ATGATGGCTATGCCACACACTCTCTCAGTCCTTGCTCTGTTTGCTTTGCTTTTTGTGCTAAGTAACAATGGAGCCGAGGCTTCTCATAAGATTTATTCTCGGTATCAGACTCTTAGTGTTGAGAACGTGAACCAAGTCCATAGAACTGGGTATCACTTTCAGCCTCCAAGGCACTGGATCAACG ATCCAAATG CGCCTATGTACTACAAGGGGCTATACCATCTATTCTACCAATACAACCCCAAAGGTGCAGTGTGGGGTAACATTGTTTGGGCTCATTCAGTTTCGAAGGATTTGATCAATTGGGAATCCCTTGAGCCTGCAATCTACCCTTCTAAATGGTTTGATAATTATGGATGTTGGTCTGGCTCAGCGACGGTCCTTCCAAATGGTGAGCCTGTTATATTCTACACGGGTATTGTGGATAAAAATAACAGTCAGATTCAAAACTACGCAGTACCCGCAAACTTGTCAGATCCATATCTTCGTGAATGGGTTAAGCCTGATGATAATCCGATAGTGAACCCGGATGCTAACGTAAATGGTAGTGCATTCCGTGATCCAACCACTGCTTGGTGGGCTGATGGGCATTGGAGGATTTTGATAGGCAGCAGGAGGAAACATAGAGGGGTTGCATATTTGTACAGGAGTAAAGATTTTAAGAAATGGGTCAAGGCTAAGCATCCGTTACATTCAGTTCAGGGCACAGGTATGTGGGAATGCCCAGATTTTTACCCCGTTTCATTATCCGGCGAAAACGGGTTGGATCCTTCAGTTATGGGACAAAATGTGAAACATGTATTGAAGGTTAGCCTAGACATGACAAGATACGAATACTATACAATGGGTACATACGATAAGAAGAAGGACAAGTATTTTCCTGATGAGGGCTTAGTTGATGGTTGGGCTGGTCTTAGGTTAGATTACGGAAACTTTTATGCTTCTAAGACATTCTTTGACCCAAGCACAAATAGAAGGATTTTGTGGGGTTGGGCTAATGAGTCTGATGATCCTCAGAAAGATAAGGACAAAGGGTGGGCAGGAATTCAG TTGATTCCTAGGAAGGTATGGCTAGATCCAAGTGGAAAGCAATTGCTGCAGTGGCCTGTTGTAGAATTGGAGAAATTAAGAGGGCACAATGTTCACCTGAGCAATCAAAAGCTCAACCATGGCGATCATGTTGAAGTTAAAGGCATCACTGCTGCTcag GCTGATGTTGATGTAACCTTTTCTTTCCCAAGCTTGGACAAAGCTGAGCCTTTTGATCCTAATTGGGCTAAGCTTGATGCACTTGATGTATGTGGCCGAAAGGGTTCCAAAGATCCTGGTGGACTGGGGCCCTTTGGACTCTTGACATTAGCTTCAGAAAATCTTGAAGAATTCACTCCTGTCTTCTTTAGAGTATTTAAAGCAGCAGACAAGCATAAAGTTCTCCTGTGCTCCGATGCAAGGAG CTCTTCCCTAGGTGAAGGACTATATAAACCATCTTTTGCTGGATTCGTTGAAGTTGATTTAACCGACAAGAAACTTTCGCTCAGAAGTTTG ATTGATCACTCTGTTGTAGAGAGTTTTGGAGCTGGAGGAAGAACTGCCATCACATCCAGGGTTTATCCAACTATTGCAGTCTTTGAGAAGGCTCACTTGTACGTGTTCAACAATGGCAGCGAGACCATCGCAGTGGAGAATCTTAATGCTTGGAGCATGAACACGCCTGTCATGAATGTTCCTGTAAAGAGTTGA
- the LOC133677115 gene encoding beta-fructofuranosidase, insoluble isoenzyme 1-like: MMAMPNTLSVLALFALFFVLSNNGAEASHKIYPQFQTLSVENVNQVHRTGYHFQPPRNWINDPNAPMYYKGLYHLFYQYNPKGAVWGNIVWAHSVSKDLINWESLEPALYPSKWFDNYGCWSGSATILPNGEPVIFYTGIADKNNSQIQNYAVPANLSDPYLREWVKPDDNPIVNPDVSVNGSAFRDPTTAWWADGHWRILIGSRRNHVGVAYLYRSRDLKKWAKTKHPLHSVQGTGMWECPDFFPVSSFGENGLDPSVNGQNVKHALKVSLDLTRYEYYTLGTYDNKKEKYFPDEGLVDGWAGLRLDYGNFYASKTFFDPSTNRRILWGWANESDAVQQDTNKGWAGILSIPRKVWLDPSGKQLLQWPVVELEKLRGHNVQLSNQKLNQGDHVQVKGITVAQADVDVTFSFPSLDKAEPFDPKWAKLDALDVCAQKGSKAPGGLGPFGLLTLASENLEEFTPVFFRVFKAADKHKVLLCSDARSSSLGEGLYKPSFAGFVDVDLTDKKLSLRSLIDHSVVESFGAGGRTAITSRVYPTIAVFEKAHLYVFNNGSETITVENLNAWSMNLPVMNVPIKNRGGENPRNE, encoded by the exons ATGATGGCTATGCCAAACACTCTCTCAGTTCTTGCtttgtttgctttgttttttgtgcTTAGTAACAATGGAGCCGAGGCTTCTCATAAGATTTATCCTCAGTTTCAGACTCTTAGTGTTGAGAACGTGAATCAAGTCCATAGAACCGGGTATCACTTTCAGCCTCCTAGGAACTGGATCAACG ATCCAAATG CACCTATGTACTACAAGGGGCTATACCATCTATTCTACCAATACAACCCCAAAGGCGCAGTGTGGGGTAACATTGTTTGGGCTCATTCAGTTTCAAAGGATTTGATCAATTGGGAATCCCTTGAGCCTGCACTCTACCCTTCTAAATGGTTTGATAATTATGGATGCTGGTCTGGTTCAGCGACAATCCTTCCAAACGGTGAGCCTGTTATATTCTACACGGGTATTGCCGATAAAAATAACAGTCAGATCCAAAACTACGCAGTACCCGCAAACTTGTCGGATCCATATCTTCGTGAATGGGTTAAGCCCGATGACAATCCGATAGTGAACCCGGATGTTAGTGTAAACGGTAGCGCGTTCCGTGATCCGACAACTGCTTGGTGGGCTGATGGGCATTGGAGGATTTTGATAGGCAGCAGGAGGAACCATGTAGGGGTTGCATATTTGTACAGGAGTAGGGATTTGAAGAAATGGGCCAAGACCAAACACCCGTTACATTCAGTTCAGGGTACAGGTATGTGGGAATGCCCAGATTTTTTCCCTGTTTCATCATTCGGTGAAAATGGGTTGGATCCTTCAGTTAATGGACAAAATGTGAAACATGCATTGAAGGTTAGCTTAGACTTGACAAGATACGAGTACTATACACTGGGTACTTATGATAATAAGAaggaaaagtattttcctgatGAGGGCTTAGTTGATGGTTGGGCTGGTCTTAGGTTAGATTATGGAAACTTTTATGCTTCCAAGACATTCTTTGACCCAAGTACGAATAGGAGGATTTTGTGGGGTTGGGCTAATGAGTCTGATGCTGTTCAACAAGATACGAACAAAGGGTGGGCAGGAATTCTG TCGATTCCTAGGAAGGTATGGCTAGATCCAAGTGGAAAGCAATTGCTGCAGTGGCCTGTTGTAGAATTGGAGAAATTAAGAGGGCACAATGTTCAACTGAGCAATCAAAAGCTCAACCAAGGTGATCATGTTCAAGTTAAAGGCATCACTGTTGCTCag GCTGATGTTGATGTAACCTTTTCTTTCCCAAGCTTGGACAAAGCTGAGCCTTTTGATCCAAAATGGGCTAAGCTTGATGCACTTGATGTATGTGCCCAAAAGGGTTCCAAAGCTCCTGGTGGACTTGGGCCATTCGGACTCTTGACATTAGCTTCAGAAAATCTTGAAGAATTCACTCCTGTCTTCTTTAGAGTATTTAAAGCAGCAGACAAGCATAAAGTTCTCCTGTGCTCTGATGCAAGGAG CTCTTCCCTAGGTGAAGGACTATATAAACCATCTTTTGCTGGATTCGTTGATGTTGATTTAACCGACAAGAAACTTTCGCTCAGAAGTTTG ATTGATCACTCTGTTGTAGAGAGTTTTGGAGCTGGAGGAAGAACTGCCATCACATCCAGGGTTTATCCAACTATTGCAGTCTTTGAAAAGGCTCACTTGTACGTGTTCAACAATGGCAGCGAGACCATCACAGTGGAGAATCTTAATGCTTGGAGCATGAACTTACCTGTTATGAATGTCCCTATAAAGAACCGAGGGGGAGAGAATCCACGCAATGAATAA